In a genomic window of Nodosilinea sp. E11:
- a CDS encoding ABC transporter ATP-binding protein produces the protein MSAAVCLQNVHKVYNGVSVVNDLSLNIEAGEVFGLLGPNGAGKSTTIRMVTTLTRPSDGHVVVAGYDVNRQQIDVRRQIGVVLQQTSVDGDMTVWENMEFHGRMHHIPNPQRRTTIDTWLDYVELADRRDDKVKTLSGGMKRRLQIARALLHNPKILFLDEPTVGLDPQTRRRLWEIIRGLNQQGMTMLLTTHYMEEVEYLCDRIGILDQGKLIELGTLTEFRQRHGEGIVMTQQGDRWDYSFFPTLEAANAHLDQQPDKTGMMTRPSNLEDIFVELTGRNLD, from the coding sequence ATGTCCGCTGCGGTTTGTCTGCAAAACGTCCACAAAGTCTACAATGGCGTCTCTGTCGTCAATGACCTCTCTTTAAACATCGAAGCTGGAGAAGTGTTTGGCTTGCTTGGCCCCAACGGCGCAGGCAAATCGACCACCATTCGCATGGTAACTACCCTAACGCGTCCTAGCGACGGCCATGTGGTGGTGGCAGGCTACGACGTCAACCGCCAACAGATCGACGTGCGCCGCCAGATTGGTGTCGTGCTGCAACAGACCAGCGTCGATGGTGACATGACCGTGTGGGAAAACATGGAATTCCACGGGCGCATGCACCATATCCCCAATCCCCAACGGCGCACCACCATTGATACCTGGCTCGACTATGTGGAGCTGGCCGATCGCCGCGACGACAAAGTCAAAACCCTCAGTGGCGGCATGAAGCGGCGGCTACAAATTGCCCGCGCCCTGCTGCACAACCCCAAGATTCTGTTTCTCGACGAGCCCACGGTCGGCCTCGACCCCCAAACCCGTCGCCGCCTCTGGGAGATCATTCGCGGCCTCAACCAGCAGGGCATGACCATGCTGCTCACCACCCACTACATGGAAGAGGTGGAATATCTGTGCGATCGCATCGGCATTCTCGACCAGGGCAAGCTGATTGAGCTGGGCACCCTGACAGAATTTCGCCAGCGCCACGGCGAAGGCATTGTCATGACCCAACAGGGCGATCGCTGGGACTATAGCTTTTTCCCCACTCTAGAGGCCGCCAACGCCCACCTCGACCAACAGCCCGACAAAACCGGCATGATGACCCGCCCCTCAAACCTCGAAGATATCTTTGTGGAGTTAACCGGGCGAAATTTGGATTGA